A single genomic interval of Lewinellaceae bacterium harbors:
- a CDS encoding VCBS repeat-containing protein: MYRYTLFVTLLILMLFACTQSPDHLFREIPPSRSGVKFVNKVEETDELNILKLEYFYNGGGVAVGDFNRDGLPDLYFTANLADNHLYLNQGNLKFKDVTAEAGVAGEQRWKSGVAVVDINGDGWLDIYVCATIAGDTLYRRNLFFINQGLDEKGIPTFIDKAAEMGVDNPSYSSNALFLDYDRDGDLDLYILTNAKQHNIPVVYREKVNDGTADNTDILMRNNGDGTFTDVSKEAGIRFEGFGLGVATCDINKDGWPDIYVGNDYLSNDILYLNKGGKFENVIDQMIKHQSRFSMGNDIADINNDGEVDIITLDMLPEDNLRKKTVMGGNGYINYINDRRYGYTHQYTRNMLQINNGDGTFSEIGMLAGVYQTEWSWSPLFVDLDNDGYRDLLITNGFPKDVTDKDFVNFRQNFGSYTDQKTLLSEVPSVKVKNYIYRNDGDLTFTNVSEAWGIDNVSFSNGAAFVDLDDDGDLDYVVNNINDPASIYENTLYNGKKDLDTLNHYLEIQLKGNVKNTLALGTKLWIKYGTGQLQYHDHSIYRGYISSVDPIVHFGLGRVNSVDSLLVQWPDGKAQLMLDVPVNQRLELDQDQGQDLSMVALHPPTHVPHLFTRINGDLNINYQQPMYDFIDYNIQRNIPHKFTENSPGLAIGDVNGDGREDFIMGNYKNQDIVLFKQGVNGTFAEQVLIAGKEKPEVDEGLLLLDVDGDRDLDLYVVSGGFADSVGHDHYRDRLYFNDGKGTFTERKDALPALASNGIVVRAADMDGDGDLDLFVGARVLPGSYPMSDRSYLLENDHGVYTDATEKWAPEIAQVGMVTDAIWSDYNGDHIPDLMVVGEFMPVQIFRNNGQKLEKVNGTGLESYSGWWNSIVSGDFDRDGDMDYAVGNLGDNNTYHVSADHPLKAFALDIDNNNSQDVILACYLKMPDGHYDLCPVNQWEELFSQSPVFRKRFSYHREFGMATIDSILTPDERARAVERETNYVLSSILINQGDGTFKVEAMPLLAQVAPVNGMVVYDVNEDAIPDLVLVGNDYANEVFSGTMDAMSGLVLLGRGDGHFDAVVGDCGFRVPGDAKALGLLSTNTEDVFIATQNKDSVLVFATSRKPETVKIFSPAADDVSALITYSDGAAQRVEFSYGAGYLSQSSRRLRITPTMRKIEITNRKGETRQVFGDSQ; the protein is encoded by the coding sequence ATGTACCGTTACACATTATTTGTTACCCTCCTCATCCTAATGTTATTTGCATGCACCCAATCACCGGATCATTTGTTTCGTGAGATTCCCCCTTCCCGATCCGGGGTTAAATTCGTTAATAAGGTAGAGGAGACCGATGAACTGAACATCCTCAAACTGGAATACTTCTATAATGGAGGTGGTGTGGCAGTTGGAGATTTTAACCGGGATGGCTTGCCGGATCTGTATTTCACAGCCAATCTCGCCGACAACCACCTGTACCTCAATCAGGGCAACTTAAAATTTAAAGATGTGACTGCAGAGGCCGGTGTAGCAGGTGAGCAGCGCTGGAAATCCGGAGTCGCTGTGGTAGACATCAACGGGGATGGTTGGCTGGATATTTACGTTTGTGCGACCATAGCCGGGGATACCCTTTACCGCCGGAATCTGTTTTTCATCAATCAGGGGCTGGATGAAAAAGGAATACCCACCTTCATCGATAAAGCAGCGGAAATGGGCGTGGACAATCCCAGCTATTCATCCAATGCACTTTTCCTGGATTATGACCGGGACGGAGACCTGGACCTCTACATCCTGACCAATGCAAAACAACACAATATACCCGTTGTGTACCGGGAGAAGGTGAACGATGGCACCGCCGATAATACGGACATCCTGATGCGCAACAATGGTGACGGAACCTTTACCGACGTTTCCAAAGAAGCCGGTATCCGCTTCGAAGGATTTGGACTGGGTGTTGCCACCTGCGATATCAATAAAGATGGCTGGCCCGATATCTATGTCGGCAATGACTACCTGTCGAATGACATACTCTATCTCAACAAAGGCGGGAAATTTGAAAATGTCATCGATCAGATGATCAAACATCAGTCCCGCTTTTCCATGGGCAACGACATCGCGGACATCAACAATGATGGCGAAGTTGACATCATCACCCTGGATATGCTGCCTGAAGACAACCTCCGCAAAAAAACGGTAATGGGTGGCAATGGCTATATCAACTACATCAACGACCGTCGCTATGGTTATACCCACCAGTACACACGCAACATGCTGCAGATCAATAATGGCGATGGGACTTTCAGCGAGATCGGCATGCTTGCCGGTGTCTACCAGACGGAATGGAGCTGGTCACCCTTGTTTGTGGACCTGGATAACGACGGTTATCGGGATCTGCTCATTACCAACGGCTTCCCCAAAGATGTTACCGATAAGGATTTTGTCAACTTCCGGCAAAACTTCGGATCATACACCGATCAGAAAACATTGCTCAGTGAAGTGCCATCTGTAAAGGTGAAAAATTACATCTACCGGAACGATGGGGATCTGACCTTCACCAATGTCAGTGAAGCCTGGGGTATCGATAACGTTTCATTCTCCAATGGAGCCGCCTTTGTGGATCTGGATGACGACGGTGACCTTGACTATGTGGTAAACAACATCAATGATCCCGCATCCATCTACGAAAACACCTTGTATAATGGCAAAAAGGATCTGGATACGCTCAATCATTACCTTGAGATCCAGTTGAAGGGGAACGTTAAGAATACCCTGGCACTGGGTACCAAATTGTGGATTAAATACGGCACCGGCCAATTGCAATACCACGACCATTCCATCTACCGGGGCTACATTTCGTCCGTCGACCCGATTGTTCATTTTGGCCTGGGTCGCGTCAATTCCGTTGACTCTCTGCTGGTGCAGTGGCCGGATGGCAAAGCGCAGCTTATGCTGGATGTGCCGGTGAATCAGCGACTGGAACTGGATCAGGATCAGGGACAGGATCTATCCATGGTTGCCTTACACCCACCCACGCATGTGCCCCATTTATTTACCAGGATCAACGGTGATTTGAATATTAACTACCAACAGCCGATGTATGATTTTATTGATTACAACATCCAGCGCAACATACCTCATAAATTTACAGAGAACAGTCCGGGGCTGGCCATCGGCGATGTAAATGGTGATGGCCGGGAAGACTTCATTATGGGAAATTACAAGAATCAGGATATTGTACTCTTTAAGCAAGGCGTAAATGGCACCTTTGCCGAGCAGGTACTGATTGCCGGCAAGGAAAAGCCGGAAGTGGATGAAGGTCTTTTACTGCTTGATGTCGACGGAGACCGCGATCTCGACCTTTATGTGGTAAGTGGAGGATTTGCGGATTCGGTTGGGCATGATCATTATCGTGATCGGTTGTATTTCAACGATGGTAAAGGCACATTCACGGAAAGGAAAGATGCGCTGCCTGCTCTGGCTTCCAATGGGATCGTTGTCCGGGCAGCAGACATGGATGGTGATGGCGATCTCGATCTTTTTGTTGGTGCGCGCGTATTACCAGGTAGCTACCCCATGTCTGACCGTTCCTATTTGCTGGAAAATGATCATGGTGTCTATACCGATGCGACTGAAAAATGGGCTCCTGAAATTGCTCAGGTCGGAATGGTTACCGACGCCATCTGGTCTGATTACAACGGAGATCACATTCCGGACCTGATGGTGGTAGGAGAGTTTATGCCCGTCCAGATATTCCGAAACAACGGACAAAAATTAGAGAAGGTGAACGGTACCGGCCTTGAATCGTACAGTGGCTGGTGGAACAGCATCGTCAGTGGTGATTTCGACCGTGATGGTGATATGGATTATGCGGTGGGCAACCTGGGTGATAACAATACCTATCATGTCTCAGCGGATCACCCGTTGAAGGCTTTTGCCCTCGATATTGATAACAACAACAGTCAGGATGTCATTCTGGCTTGTTATCTGAAAATGCCTGACGGTCATTATGATCTTTGTCCGGTCAACCAATGGGAAGAGTTGTTCTCCCAGAGCCCCGTATTCCGCAAACGGTTTTCATACCACCGGGAATTTGGGATGGCTACCATTGACTCGATACTGACCCCGGATGAGCGTGCCCGCGCCGTTGAGCGGGAGACCAATTATGTCCTTTCCTCGATCCTGATCAACCAGGGCGACGGCACCTTTAAGGTGGAGGCTATGCCCCTGTTGGCACAGGTAGCGCCCGTAAATGGCATGGTCGTTTACGATGTGAATGAAGACGCGATACCGGATCTCGTCCTGGTAGGAAATGACTATGCCAATGAAGTCTTTTCGGGTACTATGGATGCCATGAGTGGATTAGTCCTGCTGGGCAGAGGAGATGGTCATTTTGATGCCGTCGTTGGCGATTGTGGTTTCCGTGTCCCGGGAGACGCCAAAGCACTGGGCCTCCTGTCGACCAATACCGAAGATGTTTTTATCGCCACCCAAAATAAAGACAGCGTATTGGTATTTGCCACGTCCCGTAAGCCGGAGACTGTAAAGATTTTTTCTCCGGCGGCTGATGATGTATCTGCTTTGATCACTTACAGTGATGGAGCCGCGCAGCGGGTAGAATTCAGCTATGGCGCCGGATATCTGTCTCAGTCCAGCCGTCGACTGCGAATCACCCCGACGATGCGAAAGATTGAAATAACCAATCGCAAAGGCGAAACCAGGCAGGTTTTTGGTGATAGTCAATAA
- a CDS encoding DUF2807 domain-containing protein, with protein MKLIYRIHLLSILLLGFISTQAQGWRGQISGKGPVVEKSLNLSEIDALGLSISATVHLMQGNSQQIRIKGQQNIIDNIETDVSGGTWNIRFDKNVRRHEPVDIYITLKEIDKLAVAGSGSIISEKGIETTDITLSVAGSGDINLDLQASKAKMSISGSGNIRLNGHAGSTDISISGSGSVRALDFNTDHCTVGIAGSGNCEVDVKDDLKVSVTGSGSVLYEGSPSIHSAITGSGKVRSKS; from the coding sequence ATGAAATTGATTTACCGTATCCACTTATTAAGTATTCTTCTTTTGGGTTTCATCTCCACCCAAGCTCAAGGATGGAGGGGCCAAATCAGCGGGAAAGGGCCAGTCGTTGAAAAGAGCCTCAACTTGTCTGAAATAGATGCCCTGGGATTATCCATCTCGGCTACCGTCCACCTTATGCAGGGCAATAGCCAGCAAATACGTATCAAAGGACAACAAAACATCATCGATAATATTGAAACCGACGTTTCAGGCGGAACCTGGAACATTCGGTTTGATAAAAATGTACGGCGACATGAACCCGTCGACATTTACATCACTTTAAAGGAAATTGACAAGCTTGCCGTGGCCGGAAGTGGCTCGATCATCAGTGAAAAAGGAATCGAAACCACTGACATCACCTTGTCCGTAGCAGGTTCCGGAGACATCAACCTGGATCTACAGGCCTCCAAAGCCAAAATGAGCATTTCCGGATCCGGAAATATCCGGCTAAACGGACATGCAGGTTCGACCGACATCAGCATCAGTGGTAGTGGATCGGTACGTGCACTGGACTTCAATACTGACCATTGCACCGTAGGCATTGCCGGTTCCGGCAATTGTGAAGTTGATGTAAAGGACGATCTTAAAGTGAGTGTAACCGGAAGCGGCAGTGTATTGTATGAAGGATCTCCTTCCATTCATTCTGCCATCACCGGAAGTGGTAAAGTACGCAGTAAGTCTTAG
- a CDS encoding sodium:proton antiporter codes for MLELAAIVILGILAQWFAWRFRVPAILPLIITGLIVGPVSTLWTATGSKWIEPIYNGDTGLFPGESLFYFVSLAIGIILFEGGMTLKRKEIKGVGSALMRLIIIGAIVTFVGGGVAAHFLVGLSWKISFLFAGLIIVTGPTVIAPILRNIPLTRNVATVLKWEGILIDPLGALVAVLVFEFIASGGEEFTQHALLQFGKIITIGVLIGLVAAYFLYYIIRHQWLPRYLLNVFTLALVLLVFVLSDKLASESGLLSVVVMGMVLGNLEVPNFKQILDFKESLSILLISVLFILLAANINLADLYLLANINCLMLFLVVVLVLRPVGVFLSTRGSELNFREKVFISWVGPRGIVAAGIASLFGLRLSLDGVAEAHWITPLVFMIVLGTVLVNATTARWLAKVLNVIQAASDGILMIGSNLASRFLAQYLNERQRHVILVDNNAVSIQEARKSGLEAVQANIFTEDLNDHFEMLDMGYLMAMTSNSQLNKFAIQSMASSFGENGTFQLPPSQEVREGKCDPTSLFAPYADFVSLTEVVRDYPEYHEIPVSGIDGTLALTKAMQPGLQIPVFYRDKMNNLRIFPASVDTLRQMPEPVKLIYVGKKLEVQAQETKPTVEITRD; via the coding sequence ATGCTTGAACTCGCTGCAATTGTAATACTGGGAATTCTGGCCCAATGGTTCGCCTGGCGCTTCAGAGTGCCGGCCATTCTTCCACTGATCATTACCGGATTGATTGTTGGTCCCGTTTCCACCCTATGGACCGCTACCGGCTCCAAGTGGATCGAGCCAATCTATAACGGGGATACCGGACTCTTTCCCGGAGAATCGCTTTTCTATTTCGTATCCCTGGCCATTGGGATCATCCTTTTTGAAGGTGGGATGACGCTCAAGCGCAAAGAGATCAAAGGCGTCGGATCGGCACTGATGCGGCTGATCATCATCGGTGCGATCGTCACATTTGTCGGTGGGGGCGTAGCAGCACATTTTCTGGTAGGTCTGAGCTGGAAAATTTCATTTCTTTTTGCCGGACTGATCATTGTGACAGGGCCCACGGTCATCGCACCCATCCTGCGCAACATACCACTCACCAGAAATGTAGCTACCGTACTCAAGTGGGAGGGTATCCTGATTGATCCCCTGGGTGCACTGGTGGCGGTGCTGGTGTTTGAGTTCATCGCATCGGGTGGAGAAGAGTTTACCCAGCATGCGCTGTTACAGTTTGGCAAGATCATCACGATTGGCGTTCTGATCGGGTTGGTAGCAGCTTATTTTCTCTATTACATCATACGGCACCAGTGGTTGCCCCGGTATTTGTTGAATGTATTCACCCTTGCCCTGGTACTGCTCGTTTTCGTGCTCAGTGATAAGCTGGCCTCTGAATCCGGCCTGCTTTCCGTCGTCGTCATGGGGATGGTCCTGGGCAATCTCGAGGTGCCTAATTTCAAGCAGATCCTGGATTTCAAGGAGTCACTGTCAATACTCCTCATATCGGTCCTGTTCATATTGCTGGCAGCCAATATTAATCTAGCGGACCTTTATTTGTTAGCAAATATTAACTGCCTGATGCTATTCCTGGTCGTCGTTCTGGTTCTGAGGCCCGTAGGTGTGTTCCTCAGTACACGGGGTAGTGAATTAAATTTTAGGGAGAAGGTTTTCATCTCCTGGGTGGGCCCCCGGGGCATCGTGGCCGCAGGAATAGCATCCTTGTTCGGCCTTCGTCTGTCTCTGGATGGGGTAGCCGAGGCACACTGGATCACCCCACTCGTGTTCATGATTGTCCTGGGAACAGTATTGGTCAATGCAACGACCGCCCGCTGGCTGGCGAAAGTCCTGAATGTCATCCAGGCCGCCTCCGATGGTATTCTGATGATCGGCTCTAACCTGGCTTCCCGGTTTCTAGCCCAATATTTAAATGAGCGCCAACGGCATGTCATTCTTGTGGATAACAACGCCGTCAGTATTCAGGAGGCCAGAAAATCAGGATTGGAGGCCGTTCAGGCCAACATATTTACCGAGGATCTTAACGACCACTTTGAGATGCTGGATATGGGATACCTGATGGCGATGACCTCCAACAGTCAACTGAATAAATTTGCCATCCAGTCCATGGCCTCCAGCTTTGGGGAAAATGGGACATTTCAGCTCCCGCCATCCCAGGAGGTAAGGGAAGGGAAATGCGATCCTACCTCCCTGTTTGCCCCCTACGCGGATTTTGTTAGCCTGACAGAAGTGGTCCGTGATTATCCGGAATATCACGAGATTCCGGTCAGTGGAATTGATGGTACATTGGCTTTGACAAAAGCCATGCAGCCAGGCCTGCAGATACCTGTATTTTATCGGGATAAAATGAATAACCTGCGCATCTTTCCGGCTTCCGTGGATACACTGAGGCAGATGCCTGAACCTGTAAAACTGATCTACGTCGGAAAGAAATTAGAAGTACAGGCCCAGGAAACCAAACCAACGGTCGAAATCACACGGGATTGA
- a CDS encoding aldo/keto reductase — translation MKYRRFGRSDWKVSEVGYGMWGLAGWTNTDKMEVGKALDRAVELGCNFFDTAWAYGDGVSENILRDLVRRHPDKSLYAATKVPPKDRHWPPVKGCSIQQVFPADYIRDYTEKSLKNLGLETIDLLQLHVWEDAWTDNDDWKEVVDELKEQGKIRAFGLSLNRWEPENGMQAIRTGLIDAVQVIYNIFDQNPEDELFPLCRQEDVGVIARVPFDEGGLIGHLTKETRFPDNDWRAGYFCEENLIPTVERADALKPLVPADSNLPEMSMRFILSNPDVSTIIPGMRQVKHVDANMHTSDLGPLPKQQLEALRPHRWERRPTAWSM, via the coding sequence ATGAAATACAGGAGGTTTGGTCGTTCAGACTGGAAAGTAAGTGAAGTCGGATATGGTATGTGGGGTTTGGCCGGATGGACCAATACCGATAAGATGGAAGTGGGTAAGGCATTGGACCGGGCCGTAGAACTTGGCTGTAACTTCTTTGATACAGCCTGGGCTTATGGCGACGGGGTAAGTGAAAATATCCTGCGGGATTTGGTAAGACGTCATCCGGACAAATCTCTTTATGCAGCCACTAAAGTACCGCCGAAAGACCGGCACTGGCCACCAGTCAAGGGCTGTTCAATCCAGCAGGTATTTCCTGCAGATTACATTCGCGACTACACCGAAAAGAGTTTGAAGAATCTTGGCTTGGAAACCATCGATCTTCTTCAGTTACATGTATGGGAAGATGCCTGGACCGATAACGACGACTGGAAAGAAGTTGTTGATGAGCTTAAGGAACAGGGCAAGATCAGGGCATTTGGGTTAAGCCTGAACCGTTGGGAACCGGAAAATGGCATGCAGGCGATCCGCACCGGACTGATCGATGCCGTTCAGGTCATTTACAACATTTTTGATCAGAATCCGGAAGATGAGTTGTTCCCCTTGTGCCGGCAGGAGGATGTTGGTGTTATAGCGCGGGTCCCGTTTGATGAAGGTGGACTAATCGGCCACCTGACCAAAGAAACCCGGTTCCCGGACAATGACTGGAGAGCAGGCTATTTTTGCGAGGAGAACCTGATCCCGACGGTAGAGCGGGCTGACGCGTTGAAACCGCTCGTGCCGGCGGACAGTAATCTTCCCGAAATGAGCATGCGGTTCATTTTAAGCAACCCGGATGTGTCTACGATCATACCTGGGATGCGCCAGGTCAAACATGTAGACGCCAATATGCACACATCTGACCTGGGACCCTTGCCGAAACAACAGCTGGAAGCGTTGCGCCCACATCGCTGGGAACGCAGACCTACTGCCTGGTCAATGTGA
- the sulP gene encoding sulfate permease, protein MKWPQEFTPKIAILKSEGYSRSQFTQDVLSGLIVGVVALPLAIAFAIASGVSPEKGLITAVVAGFLISLLGGSRVQIGGPTGAFIVIVYGIVGEYGLSGLITATLMAGFILIGMGLIRLGQLLKYFPYPLIVGFTSGIALIIFSSQVNDALGLQLTGVPADFIGKWQMYFQHFTHLNGYALAITLVTVLISYNFGKISKRIPGSLVAIILMTVITAFWKLPVETLADRFGTIPNGIGMPQWPVLNWDVIRHLIQPAFAIALLGAIESLLSAVVADGMIGARHRSNMELVAQGVANIGSALFGGIPATGAIARTVTNIKNGGRTPVAGIIHAVVLFLIMLFLGPLAKQIPFACLAGVLIVIAYHMGEWRQFFSLLRSHRMDVVVLLTTFLLTVFFDLIIAIEIGMVLSSFLFMKRMADATRMSVVTDEGGETLFDKELPDLPRGVLLYEIDGPLFFGAAQQFQDTLQNVSEKPQTIIFRMRKVPYMDATGVYRLRQLIEYFQKRKVQVLLSGVNPAVLETMEKADIFDALSKDHVFPNIYAALDYIKLHGIHS, encoded by the coding sequence ATGAAGTGGCCACAGGAATTTACGCCCAAAATTGCTATCCTCAAATCGGAAGGTTATAGTCGCAGTCAGTTTACCCAGGACGTCCTTTCGGGGTTGATCGTTGGTGTGGTGGCGTTGCCACTGGCCATCGCCTTTGCGATTGCGTCTGGTGTGTCTCCGGAAAAAGGCCTGATTACCGCCGTAGTCGCCGGATTTTTGATCTCCCTGCTGGGTGGAAGCCGGGTGCAGATCGGGGGGCCAACCGGAGCATTCATCGTCATTGTATATGGCATCGTGGGCGAATATGGCTTGAGTGGCTTGATCACCGCGACCTTGATGGCCGGGTTCATTTTGATTGGTATGGGACTGATCCGCCTGGGACAATTGCTTAAGTATTTTCCATACCCGTTGATTGTTGGCTTTACTTCCGGTATAGCCCTGATCATTTTCAGCTCTCAGGTTAATGACGCACTGGGTCTGCAGCTGACCGGCGTGCCTGCGGATTTTATCGGGAAATGGCAGATGTATTTCCAGCACTTCACCCACCTCAACGGGTATGCGTTGGCGATCACCTTAGTAACCGTATTGATCTCCTATAATTTCGGAAAGATCAGCAAACGGATTCCCGGGTCCCTGGTAGCCATCATATTGATGACCGTAATTACCGCCTTTTGGAAACTGCCCGTAGAGACTTTGGCTGACCGGTTTGGGACTATTCCCAACGGTATCGGGATGCCTCAGTGGCCGGTGTTAAACTGGGATGTGATCAGGCATCTGATCCAACCCGCTTTCGCCATTGCTTTGCTGGGTGCGATCGAATCCTTGTTATCGGCTGTCGTTGCGGACGGGATGATAGGCGCCCGCCATCGTTCCAATATGGAGCTGGTGGCGCAGGGTGTCGCTAACATCGGTTCAGCCCTGTTTGGAGGCATTCCGGCTACCGGTGCGATAGCCCGGACAGTGACCAACATCAAGAATGGAGGAAGGACCCCTGTCGCCGGTATAATCCATGCGGTGGTACTCTTCCTGATCATGTTGTTCCTGGGGCCTCTGGCCAAGCAGATCCCATTTGCATGTCTTGCCGGAGTATTGATCGTCATCGCCTACCACATGGGTGAGTGGCGCCAGTTTTTCAGCCTGTTGCGATCGCACCGGATGGACGTGGTCGTTTTATTGACAACCTTTCTATTGACGGTATTCTTTGATCTGATCATAGCGATTGAGATAGGGATGGTATTGTCCAGCTTCCTGTTTATGAAGCGCATGGCGGATGCCACCAGGATGTCGGTGGTTACGGATGAAGGAGGGGAGACGTTGTTTGACAAGGAATTGCCGGATCTGCCCCGTGGAGTGCTGTTGTATGAGATTGATGGTCCATTGTTTTTTGGGGCTGCTCAACAGTTCCAGGATACCCTGCAGAATGTTTCCGAGAAGCCGCAGACCATCATCTTCCGGATGCGAAAAGTACCCTATATGGATGCGACAGGCGTATACCGGCTTCGGCAGCTGATCGAATATTTTCAGAAACGGAAAGTTCAGGTACTTCTTTCCGGTGTCAACCCTGCAGTGCTGGAAACGATGGAGAAAGCGGATATTTTTGATGCATTAAGCAAAGATCATGTATTCCCGAACATCTATGCGGCTCTGGACTACATCAAATTGCATGGAATACATTCCTGA
- a CDS encoding NAD(P)-binding domain-containing protein, whose translation MTGNQSTWLIIGAGPSGLASAQVLKKRNISFDLVEKASHTGGIWDRTRQDTPIYSTTHFISSKTMSTFRDFPMPGDYPDYPSHQQILAYIRLFSSAHGLEHSIRFNTEVTDLAPEPDGGWNVAFANGEHRQYRGVIVANGRNWYPNWPDYPGTFTGTVIHSKDYQNPDQLSGKRVLVVGGGNSACDIACDAAVAASQSWISMRRGYHFIPKHVFGMPSDVFANQGPHLPLWLERPVFSFLLNKILIGDLRRYGLPKPDHPLFASHPIMNTRILHYLSHGDLQYLPDIRALGGSRVHFVNGETIEPDLIIYATGYEQVFPFLRQEIFPWDPDHPDLYLNIFSRQYENLIFAGFVEADGAAFPLISLQAELIGAYLTQRTHDPDRWQKFRNQCKNDRPDLSGGIKHLATARHAYYTQSHLYAKVLEKAFRRLNAES comes from the coding sequence ATGACAGGTAATCAATCAACCTGGCTGATCATTGGAGCGGGCCCTTCCGGATTAGCCAGTGCGCAGGTATTAAAAAAGCGAAATATCTCCTTTGACCTGGTCGAAAAAGCCAGCCATACCGGAGGCATCTGGGACCGTACACGACAGGACACACCCATTTATTCGACCACCCACTTCATTTCTTCCAAAACCATGTCCACTTTCAGGGATTTTCCAATGCCCGGTGATTACCCCGATTATCCTTCTCACCAGCAGATCCTGGCATACATCCGCCTATTCAGCTCTGCACACGGGCTGGAGCATTCCATCCGGTTCAATACAGAAGTAACCGATCTGGCACCAGAACCGGATGGTGGCTGGAATGTCGCATTTGCTAACGGAGAACATCGGCAATACCGGGGTGTGATTGTAGCCAATGGCCGCAACTGGTACCCCAATTGGCCGGATTATCCCGGAACTTTTACCGGAACCGTTATTCATTCGAAAGATTATCAAAACCCTGACCAACTGTCCGGAAAACGGGTACTGGTGGTGGGTGGTGGCAATTCAGCCTGTGATATTGCCTGTGATGCAGCTGTGGCTGCCAGCCAGTCCTGGATCTCCATGCGCCGGGGTTATCATTTCATCCCAAAACACGTCTTCGGGATGCCTTCCGATGTGTTTGCCAATCAGGGACCACATCTTCCCCTGTGGCTGGAAAGGCCTGTGTTCAGTTTCCTGCTGAATAAAATCCTGATCGGTGATCTGCGGCGATATGGGTTGCCGAAACCGGATCACCCCCTGTTTGCCAGTCATCCGATCATGAATACGCGGATCCTCCACTATCTGTCCCATGGCGATCTTCAATATCTGCCGGACATCAGGGCTCTTGGTGGATCCCGGGTGCATTTTGTGAACGGTGAAACAATTGAACCAGACCTGATCATCTATGCAACAGGTTATGAGCAGGTATTTCCATTCCTTCGCCAGGAAATATTTCCCTGGGATCCTGACCATCCCGACCTGTACCTCAACATCTTCTCCCGGCAATACGAAAATTTGATCTTTGCCGGATTCGTTGAAGCCGACGGAGCCGCGTTTCCTTTGATAAGTCTTCAGGCCGAGCTCATCGGAGCTTATCTTACACAACGCACCCATGATCCGGATCGCTGGCAGAAGTTTCGTAACCAATGTAAAAATGATCGTCCGGATCTGTCAGGTGGCATCAAGCATCTGGCTACAGCCAGGCATGCTTATTATACCCAAAGTCACTTGTATGCAAAAGTGTTGGAGAAAGCGTTCCGGCGCCTGAATGCTGAGTCTTAG
- a CDS encoding PspC domain-containing protein, protein MNKVYNINLGGYPFVIDEDAYDHLRTYLAALNRHFQHSEGCEEIIADIENRMAELLQERLVARQIVTLPDIKESIKILGSPEDFSGDEDAFGNSAESQQAENTYRTGRRLFRNTEDKVIKGVCSGLAAYFGIQDAIWIRIAFALAFISGGLGLPLYLILWAIMPEAKTAADRLAMRGEPINVSNIAKTVEEELNSLSDTLVEIGHQFTSKKKIQARTRTESPVPLRKGFMY, encoded by the coding sequence ATGAACAAAGTCTATAACATTAACCTTGGCGGTTATCCCTTCGTTATCGACGAAGATGCTTACGATCACCTGCGCACTTATCTGGCGGCTCTGAACCGGCATTTCCAGCACTCGGAAGGTTGTGAGGAGATCATCGCAGATATCGAAAACAGGATGGCTGAATTGCTCCAGGAACGCCTGGTAGCCCGTCAGATCGTGACGTTGCCGGATATCAAGGAGTCGATTAAGATCCTGGGTAGCCCGGAAGACTTTAGTGGTGACGAAGATGCCTTCGGAAATTCCGCAGAAAGCCAGCAGGCAGAAAACACCTACCGTACCGGCAGACGGTTGTTCCGCAACACGGAAGATAAAGTGATCAAGGGAGTGTGTTCCGGATTGGCAGCTTATTTCGGAATTCAGGACGCGATCTGGATCCGGATCGCTTTTGCACTGGCCTTCATTTCCGGTGGACTGGGATTACCCCTGTACCTCATCCTATGGGCTATTATGCCGGAAGCCAAAACTGCAGCAGACCGGCTGGCTATGCGGGGAGAGCCCATCAACGTATCCAATATAGCCAAGACGGTGGAAGAAGAACTCAACTCCCTTTCCGATACGCTGGTAGAAATTGGTCATCAATTTACCAGCAAAAAAAAAATCCAGGCGCGAACGAGGACGGAATCGCCGGTACCATTAAGAAAGGGTTTTATGTACTAG